The DNA sequence ATGCCCCTTGTTTTTATCGAAAAATTACGAAAAGATGCTAAGTGTTTAGAAGATTCTGACAAAAAAACAATAAATAAAATGTTAAAAAAATCCGGAATAACGCAAAATGAATTTGAAGCACTCAAACAGTGCAAATACACAGTGAATAGGCAAAAAGTGATAGCTCTTGCCATTGCTTTAAAACAGCCTGTTGAGGAATATCTGCTTTTAGCAGATTATCTCCCTGACAACATTAAAAATTTATCTAAAAATAAGAAATGGGCAACTATGTTAGACTCATTCGCCGATCTCTCTCCCGAAACAATCGATCAAATGATCGATATTATACAGAATATTATCAGCATGTATAAAAAAGGGGG is a window from the Pseudomonadota bacterium genome containing:
- a CDS encoding helix-turn-helix transcriptional regulator codes for the protein MGLADEVKKLRERHRLTKAEFADRLGLSPMYVTLLERTPSKRKFIPSVKVIRKIAELFTFGGEERIVTERKLLLELAKLKAPDEIASYFENTDKEERLYYGESMPLVFIEKLRKDAKCLEDSDKKTINKMLKKSGITQNEFEALKQCKYTVNRQKVIALAIALKQPVEEYLLLADYLPDNIKNLSKNKKWATMLDSFADLSPETIDQMIDIIQNIISMYKKGG